A single genomic interval of Daucus carota subsp. sativus chromosome 1, DH1 v3.0, whole genome shotgun sequence harbors:
- the LOC108217877 gene encoding probable CCR4-associated factor 1 homolog 6, which yields MASSSSSSMNLKIVNVWDDSFQIHFDNFISTIRNYNVIVVDTEFAGILEKIRYKKKDDVYAQMKRNINETKCIQVGFDDSMPRYRKRIPCIWNFNLQFDMETDTYCPDAMELLQTNEMVLRKHARDGISAHKLCEAMLNSELLLTSALSVYPKTWLTYGWNYNLGHCVKFFQPTNVLPNSRLVFEDMARSYFGERFFGVKLMSAYIDLAYGKMKLATVVARFNVDNGGVSHKPVADALITLKLYQILKIKDGNVNCVNMVTDLFYGATYS from the coding sequence ATGGCGTCTTCTTCCTCTTCCAGCATGAATCTAAAAATTGTTAATGTGTGGGATGATAGTTTTCAAATACATTTCGATAATTTTATATCTACTATTAGAAACTACAATGTAATTGTCGTAGACACGGAATTTGCTGGAATACTAGAGAAGATTCGCTACAAGAAAAAAGATGATGTATACGCTCAAATGAAGAGGAATATCAATGAAACGAAATGCATCCAAGTgggttttgatgattccatgccTCGTTACAGGAAAAGAATTCCGTGTATATGGAATTTCAATTTACAGTTCGACATGGAAACCGACACCTATTGCCCCGATGCTATGGAGTTACTCCAGACAAATGAGATGGTTCTAAGGAAGCATGCGCGAGATGGTATATCGGCTCACAAATTATGTGAGGCTATGCTGAATTCTGAGCTACTGTTGACCAGTGCCCTTAGCGTTTATCCGAAAACTTGGTTGACCTACGGTTGGAATTATAATCTGGGTCACTGCGTGAAGTTTTTTCAACCTACAAATGTGCTACCCAATAGTCGATTGGTGTTCGAAGATATGGCCCGTAGCTATTTTGGCGAAAGATTTTTCGGTGTCAAATTAATGTCGGCGTACATTGATCTTGCTTATGGTAAGATGAAACTAGCTACTGTTGTTGCGCGTTTTAACGTTGATAACGGTGGAGTTTCTCATAAGCCTGTAGCTGATGCACTAATCACTTTGAAGCTCTATCAAATTCTGAAGATCAAGGACGGGAATGTTAATTGTGTCAACATGGTCACTGATCTCTTTTACGGCGCAACATACTCTTGA